The window TCCGCTCGATGACCATCCGGGTCGGATCGTCCGACGGCCGTGAACTCGTCCGCTTCGACCTGCCCTCCGATCGGAACCACACCATCGACGCGGTGATCCTCGGCGAGCTGTACCGCCACCGGTCCGAGTGGAAGTTCCGCGCGGTCGGCCAGGGCTACACGACGGGGTTGACGGGGCTGCGCACCGACCACGGCATCGGCCGCGCCCGATGACGTCCGGGCACCCGTACCTGCGGCGACGGCGGCGACCCGTGGCCGAGGCCGCGTCCACTGGGACGACGACCGCCCCCGGTCGCTCGGCGACACCGAGCCACACGTCGACGGTGCTGCCCCCGCGCACGTCGGCCGCGCCCGCGGCACCGGCGGCGGGCACGGCACCACGGCCCGCCGGACCGTCCACCCCCGTCGGCACCGCAGCCCCTGCGGGCTCCGCAGCGCCCGCAGGCCCGTCCGAGCGGGTGCTCCGCCGCCGCGCCGAGCTCGCACGTCGTGTCCGCCCGTTCCCCGCCCCTGATCCCCGGGCCGTCCGCCTGCTCGGCCCGGACGACCCCGTGGTCCGCATCGACCGCCGCCGGTCCGCCGTGGGTGCGCTCACCGTCACCGGCTGCACGAGCGCGGCCTGGGAGACCGTCGACTGGACCGTCGGCGCGACCACCGCCGCCGGCGCCGAAGCGGGCCGTCGCGTCGTCACGGCGGGCAACCGCCCCCTCGTCGGGTTCGAGGACGGCACCGCACTCGTGTCCCTCCGACACGTCCGACAGCTCCGACGTGCGCTGTTCATGGCCCGCGGCACGGAACGGCTCGTCGTCTCCCTGCACGACGGCACCACGGTCGGCGTCGCCGAGGGCACCCCCGACACCATGACCGTGCTCGCGCTCTCCGTCGTCGACGGGGAGCTCGAACTCCGCGCCGAGCCCTTCGCTCGCGCGACCCACGACGGCGACGTGTTCGCCGCCTTCGGGTTCGTCCTGTCCACTCCGGTCCCGGGGGTCTGACCCATGCGCCACTTCGCCCACCTCGACGGACAGGACCAACTGTTCCTGCACCCGCCGGAGGACGTCCGCCGCGACAGCGACCAGGGCCTGCGGGCGGTCGCCCTCGGCGCCACGCTCTACACGCCGGCGATCCGCCCGGACCTGGTGCACGACGTGCGGCGCCAGACCGCGCTCGGCGCCGGGTCGATCGTGCTCTGCCTCGAGGACTCCGTCGCGGACGCCGACCTCCCCGTCGCCGAGACCCACGTCGAGGACGCCCTGCGCGCCCTGCAGGAGGACGCGGACGACGCCACGCTCCCCCAGCTCTTCCTGCGGGTCCGCGACCCCGGACACCTCCGACGACTGACCGACCGCTTCGGCGACCGTCTGCTCGACGTGCTCACGGGCTTCGTCCTGCCGAAGTTCGAGGACTCCCCGGACAGCGGATCCCGCTACTTCGACGTGCTCGACGACCTGAACGCCGGCCGTCCCGAACACCGCCGCCTGCTGGTCATGCCGATCCTCGAGTCACCGTCGATCATGCACCGCGAGACCCGCACCGAGGCGCTCGCCGCCCTCCGCGACCTGCTCCTGGCGCGCCGCCGCGACGTCCTGGCGCTGCGCATCGGCGCCACGGACCTGTCGAGCGTGTTCGGCCTGCGGCGCCCGTCCCACCTGACCGCGTACGAGGTGCAGGTGCTCGCCTCGGTCATCGGTGACGTGGTCAACGTCCTCGGCCGTGCCCGCGACGGCTTCGTCGTCAGCGGCCCGGTGTGGGAGCACTACCCCGACTCCGACCGCGTGTTCCGCACCCAGCTGCGGGCGACGCCGTTCGAGGTCGCCGGCGACCTCGCGCTCCGCCGTCAGCTCTTGCTCGAGGGCTTCGACGGCCTGCTCCGCGAGGTCACGCTCGACCGCGCGAACGGACTGACCGGCAAGACCGTCATCCACCCCCGGCACGTGCCCCTGGTGCACGCGATGTCGGTGGTCAGCGACGAGGAGTTCTCGGACGCGACCGACGTCCTCGCGAACGTCGACGGTGGTGTCGCCGCCTCGCGCTACGGCAACAAGATGAACGAGATGAAACCGCACCACGACTGGGCCGAACGCACGGTCCTGCGCGCCCGGGCGTTCGGTGTCGCCAACCCCGACGTGACCTTCGTCGACGTGCTCGAACGGAGCCTGCCGTGACCGACGCCCCGCCCTCCCCCGCCGACCTCGGTGTCGCCCTCGCCGACGCCCCGGCGACGGCGGCCGCTCCGTCCGTGCCGCTCGGCGCCCTCGCCCGGATCGCACTGCGTCGGAACCCGCAGCGAGCGCACCTGCTCGTCTCCACAGTGCTCGCGAAGCACCTGCCCACCGTCCCCGCGGTCGCCCTGGCGGCGGGCGAGGCCCTGGCCGCACGGGTCGCCGACGTCCTCGACGGCGGGTCGCGCTGGGACACCACCGCCGCCGCCCGGCTCGAGCGCGTCGTCCGCGCAGCCGCGGCCGCCGACGGACCGGACCGCGCGACGGCCCCCGGCGCGGGCTCCGGGGGCGAGGACCACGGCACCCTCGCGGTGCACCACGCCGCGACCACCCTCCGGACGGACCTCGCGGCGCTGCGCCCCGAGCACCCGGACGCGCTCGTCCTGGGCTTCGCCGAGACGGCGACCGCGCTCGGCGCGATGGTCGCCGAGGCGCTCGGAGCCGCGTACCTGCACTCCACCCGGCACGACCCGCCGGGCGCGGTGCCCGCCGCCGGGTTCGACGAGGCCCACTCCCACGCGACCGCACACCGCCTGCTGCCCACCGACCCCGACTGGCTGCCCGGTGCGGGCACGGTGGTGCTCGTCGACGACGAGCTGAGCACCGGTGCCACCGCGCGCGCGACGATCCGCGCACTGCACGCCCTCGCCCCGCAGCGGCGCTGGGTGGTCGCCGGTCTCATCGACCTCCGCTCTGCGGCGGACGTCGCGGCGACCGAGGCCCTCGCGGCCGAGATCGGGACGCCCGTCACGGTGGTCGCGCTCGGCCGCGGCGACGCCGTGCTGCCGGCCGACCTCGCCCGCACCGCCTCCGCGGTCGTCGCGGCCCACGCGCTCGCACCGACGGACGCACGGCACCGGTCCGAGGCGCCGCGGACCGAGACCGGTGGGGTGTCGGACGGGAGGCCCGTGGCGGCCCCGACCCGCGCCTCCCGTCCGACCACGGTCACCATCGTGACCGCACCGCCGACCGCCGTCGACCGTGCCGGCACGCCGGCACGCCGCGTCCGGCTCCCCCGCACCGACGTCGAGGGGATCGCACGCGACGTCGTCGCGGCGCTCGGAGACCCCGGCGACGCTCCGCGTCGCGTCCTGGTGCTCGGCACCGAGGAGCACATGCACACGCCGCTCGTGGTCGCAGACGCGATCCGGCGGCAGTCCGACGCCGACGTGCGGTTCTCGACCACCACGAGGTCCCCGGTCGCCGTCCTCGACGACCCGGCCTGGCCGATCCGATCCGGGGTCCGCTTCCGGTCGCACGACGCCACCGTCGACGGACCCGGTGAACGGTTCGCGTACAACGTGCACGGCTTCGACGCGATCGTGGTCCTGCCCGAACCCGGGACCGAACGCAGCCTGCTCGACGGACCGGACGGCCTCCTCGCCGCCCTGCTGACCGCGGCGCCCACCGTCGTCCTCGTGAGCGCGCCGCTCGAGCTGCACGACGGCTCCCGCGTCCCGCGGCCGCTCACCGGGCCGTCCTTCGGCTCGTACGAACCCGACGACGTCACGTGGCTGCTCCAGGACCTGGCCGGCGCGGCACTCGAGGCCGACACGGCGGACCGCGAGCGGGCCATCCAGCTCGAGGGCGCGAACTACGCCGAGTCGCTGCCCGTCGAGTACGTCCCGTCGGACGAGTACGAGGCGCTCTACCGCGACGCCCTCGACCGGTCCGCTGCACGCATCGCCGAGGCCGTGGGGATCGTCACCGAGCTGATCCTGCGCGGCCGGTCACAGCCGGTGCTCGTGTCCCTGGCACGGGCGGGGACCCCGATCGGCATCCTGGTGCGCCGCTGGGCCGAGGTACACCACGGCTTGCGCCTCCCCCACTACACGGCGAGCATTGTGCGCGGCGTCGGCGTCGACGAGACCGCGCTCCGCTGGCTCGCAGCCCACCACGACCCGAGCCAGGTCGTCTTCGTCGACGGGTGGACGGGCAAGGGCGCCATCACCCGCGAG of the Curtobacterium sp. TC1 genome contains:
- a CDS encoding HpcH/HpaI aldolase/citrate lyase family protein, coding for MRHFAHLDGQDQLFLHPPEDVRRDSDQGLRAVALGATLYTPAIRPDLVHDVRRQTALGAGSIVLCLEDSVADADLPVAETHVEDALRALQEDADDATLPQLFLRVRDPGHLRRLTDRFGDRLLDVLTGFVLPKFEDSPDSGSRYFDVLDDLNAGRPEHRRLLVMPILESPSIMHRETRTEALAALRDLLLARRRDVLALRIGATDLSSVFGLRRPSHLTAYEVQVLASVIGDVVNVLGRARDGFVVSGPVWEHYPDSDRVFRTQLRATPFEVAGDLALRRQLLLEGFDGLLREVTLDRANGLTGKTVIHPRHVPLVHAMSVVSDEEFSDATDVLANVDGGVAASRYGNKMNEMKPHHDWAERTVLRARAFGVANPDVTFVDVLERSLP
- a CDS encoding phosphoribosyltransferase domain-containing protein, translating into MTDAPPSPADLGVALADAPATAAAPSVPLGALARIALRRNPQRAHLLVSTVLAKHLPTVPAVALAAGEALAARVADVLDGGSRWDTTAAARLERVVRAAAAADGPDRATAPGAGSGGEDHGTLAVHHAATTLRTDLAALRPEHPDALVLGFAETATALGAMVAEALGAAYLHSTRHDPPGAVPAAGFDEAHSHATAHRLLPTDPDWLPGAGTVVLVDDELSTGATARATIRALHALAPQRRWVVAGLIDLRSAADVAATEALAAEIGTPVTVVALGRGDAVLPADLARTASAVVAAHALAPTDARHRSEAPRTETGGVSDGRPVAAPTRASRPTTVTIVTAPPTAVDRAGTPARRVRLPRTDVEGIARDVVAALGDPGDAPRRVLVLGTEEHMHTPLVVADAIRRQSDADVRFSTTTRSPVAVLDDPAWPIRSGVRFRSHDATVDGPGERFAYNVHGFDAIVVLPEPGTERSLLDGPDGLLAALLTAAPTVVLVSAPLELHDGSRVPRPLTGPSFGSYEPDDVTWLLQDLAGAALEADTADRERAIQLEGANYAESLPVEYVPSDEYEALYRDALDRSAARIAEAVGIVTELILRGRSQPVLVSLARAGTPIGILVRRWAEVHHGLRLPHYTASIVRGVGVDETALRWLAAHHDPSQVVFVDGWTGKGAITRELTEALDRFAASDGVRFPDDLAVLADPAGCTPLHGTRDDYLVPSACLNSTVSGLVSRTVRNPTLTPDGTFHGAKQYRDLAPRDHSRAFVAAIAEQFDAVRDRVDAVVATRATDGSQEVDWRGMRTVEAIGSEFGIDDLHLVKPGVGETTRVLLRRVPWQVLVRDPDDLDIAHVVALARERGVPVLTRPDLAYSCVGLIHPLGSRVAGSTVRTAVADAATGGAA